In the Ctenopharyngodon idella isolate HZGC_01 chromosome 4, HZGC01, whole genome shotgun sequence genome, one interval contains:
- the LOC127511172 gene encoding gastrula zinc finger protein XlCGF8.2DB-like isoform X3 → MVFIKEESKDMKIEEIFSLKQEDTEEQTKMAFIKEESEDMKIEETFRVKQEETEEQTDLMALKEETEVLNEIEEKDQYKNHHDFITGEKTFNCSQTENTSSQKRAQKAGTKNNLICQQCGKSLNRKGNLEAHMRVHSGEKPFTCPQCGKGFSQKGNLEVHMRTHTREKPCTYPQHGKTIVQDRNLKVHKRVYTGEKPFICQHCGKGFTQKGKFEIHMRTHTGEKPYTCSQCGKSFSQKGNLEVHMRAHTREKPCTYPQHGKTIVQDKNLKVHKRVYIGEKPFICQHCGKGFIRKGQFEVHLRIHTGEKPCTYPFTCQHCGKGFTKTGPFEVHMRIHTGEKPFTCKKCAKSFHRKGILNRHLKTHIGDIECRHCEKTFKCKESLNYHMRIHI, encoded by the exons ATggtgtttattaaagaggagagtaaagacatgaagattgaagaaaTATTCAGTTTGAAacaagaagatactgaggaacaaacaaagatggcgtttattaaagaagagagtgaagacatgaagattgaagaaacattcagagtgaaacaagaagaaactgaggaacaaacag aCCTGATGGCACTGAAAGAGGAGACTGAAGTACTCAATGAAATTGAAGAGAAAGATCAATATAAGAATCATCATGATTTCATAACTGGAGAAAAAACTTTCAATTGCTCACAGACTGAAAACACTTCCTCAcaaaaaagagctcaaaaggcagggactaaaaataacttaatctgccaacagtgtggaaagagtttaaATAGAAAAGGAAACCTTGAAgcccacatgagagttcacagtggagagaagcctttcacatgccctcagtgtggaaagggtTTCAGTCAAAAAGGAAACCttgaagtccacatgagaaCTCACACTAGAGAGAAGCCTTGTACATACCCTCAGCATGGAAAGACTATTGTTCAAGACAGGAACCTTAAAGTTCATAAGAGAGTttacactggagagaagcctttcatcTGTCAGCACTGTGGAAAAGGGTTTACTCAAAAAGGAAAGTTTGAAATCCACATGAgaactcacactggagagaagccttatacatgctctcagtgtggaaagagtttcagtcaaaAGGGAAACCTTGAAGTCCACATGAGAGCTCACACTAGAGAGAAGCCTTGTACATACCCTCAGCATGGAAAGACTATTGTTCAAGACAAGAACCTTAAAGTTCATAAGAGAGTTTACattggagagaagcctttcatcTGCCAGCACTGTGGAAAAGGATTTATTCGAAAAGGACAGTTTGAAGTCCActtgagaattcacactggagagaagccttgtACATACCCTTTCACCTGCCAGCATTGTGGAAAAGGATTCACCAAAACTGGACCGTttgaagtccacatgagaattcacactggagagaagcctttcacctgcaaaaaatgtgcaaaaagtTTCCACCGTAAAGGAATCCTTAACCGACACCTGAAAACTCACATTGGAGACATTGAGTGTCGTCACTgtgaaaagactttcaaatgTAAAGAATCCCTTAATTACCACATGAGGATTCATATATGA
- the LOC127511172 gene encoding gastrula zinc finger protein XlCGF57.1-like isoform X2 yields MAFIKEESEDMKIEEVFSLKQEETEEQTKMAFIKEESKNIIFEETFRVKHEDTEEQTKMAFVKEESEETFRVKHEETEEQTDLMALKEETEVLNEIEEKDQYKNHHDFITGEKTFNCSQTENTSSQKRAQKAGTKNNLICQQCGKSLNRKGNLEAHMRVHSGEKPFTCPQCGKGFSQKGNLEVHMRTHTREKPCTYPQHGKTIVQDRNLKVHKRVYTGEKPFICQHCGKGFTQKGKFEIHMRTHTGEKPYTCSQCGKSFSQKGNLEVHMRAHTREKPCTYPQHGKTIVQDKNLKVHKRVYIGEKPFICQHCGKGFIRKGQFEVHLRIHTGEKPCTYPFTCQHCGKGFTKTGPFEVHMRIHTGEKPFTCKKCAKSFHRKGILNRHLKTHIGDIECRHCEKTFKCKESLNYHMRIHI; encoded by the exons ATGgcatttattaaagaggagagtgaagacatgaagattgaagaaGTATTCAGTTTGAAACAAGAagaaactgaggaacaaacaaagatggcgtttattaaagaagagagtaaaaacataatatttgaagaaacattcagagtaaaacatgaagatactgaggaacaaacaaagATGGCGTTTGtaaaagaggagagtgaagaaacattcagagtgaaacatgaagaaactgaggaacaaacag aCCTGATGGCACTGAAAGAGGAGACTGAAGTACTCAATGAAATTGAAGAGAAAGATCAATATAAGAATCATCATGATTTCATAACTGGAGAAAAAACTTTCAATTGCTCACAGACTGAAAACACTTCCTCAcaaaaaagagctcaaaaggcagggactaaaaataacttaatctgccaacagtgtggaaagagtttaaATAGAAAAGGAAACCTTGAAgcccacatgagagttcacagtggagagaagcctttcacatgccctcagtgtggaaagggtTTCAGTCAAAAAGGAAACCttgaagtccacatgagaaCTCACACTAGAGAGAAGCCTTGTACATACCCTCAGCATGGAAAGACTATTGTTCAAGACAGGAACCTTAAAGTTCATAAGAGAGTttacactggagagaagcctttcatcTGTCAGCACTGTGGAAAAGGGTTTACTCAAAAAGGAAAGTTTGAAATCCACATGAgaactcacactggagagaagccttatacatgctctcagtgtggaaagagtttcagtcaaaAGGGAAACCTTGAAGTCCACATGAGAGCTCACACTAGAGAGAAGCCTTGTACATACCCTCAGCATGGAAAGACTATTGTTCAAGACAAGAACCTTAAAGTTCATAAGAGAGTTTACattggagagaagcctttcatcTGCCAGCACTGTGGAAAAGGATTTATTCGAAAAGGACAGTTTGAAGTCCActtgagaattcacactggagagaagccttgtACATACCCTTTCACCTGCCAGCATTGTGGAAAAGGATTCACCAAAACTGGACCGTttgaagtccacatgagaattcacactggagagaagcctttcacctgcaaaaaatgtgcaaaaagtTTCCACCGTAAAGGAATCCTTAACCGACACCTGAAAACTCACATTGGAGACATTGAGTGTCGTCACTgtgaaaagactttcaaatgTAAAGAATCCCTTAATTACCACATGAGGATTCATATATGA
- the LOC127511172 gene encoding zinc finger protein OZF-like isoform X1, whose product MAFIKEESEDMKIEEVFSLKQEETEEQTKMAFIKEESKNIIFEETFRVKHEDTEEQTKMAFVKEESEETFRVKHEETEEQTDLMALKEETDVLNEIEEKDQYKNHHDFITGEKTFNCSQTENTSSQKRAQKEGTSNHFICQQCGKSFNRKGNLEVHMRVHSGEKPFTCPQCGKSFSQKGHLKAHLRIHSGDQPYTCPQCGKGFNQIGRFEDHMRIHTGEKPYTCKQCGKSFNQKGNFKRHMRTHTGEKPCTYPPRGKTVVQDRNLKVYKTVYKTTGEKPFVCQHCGKGFTRKGQFEVHTRIHTGEKPFTCQQCGKGFTQKGQFEVHLRIHTGEKPFICQHCGKGFIRKGQFEVHMRTHTGEKPCTYPFTCQQCGKGFTKKGQFEVHMRIHTGEKPFTCKKCAKSFHRKGILNRHLKTHIGDIECRHCEKTFKCKESLNYHLRIHV is encoded by the exons ATGgcatttattaaagaggagagtgaagacatgaagattgaagaaGTATTCAGTTTGAAACAAGAagaaactgaggaacaaacaaagatggcgtttattaaagaagagagtaaaaacataatatttgaagaaacattcagagtaaaacatgaagatactgaggaacaaacaaagATGGCGTTTGtaaaagaggagagtgaagaaacattcagagtgaaacatgaagaaactgaggaacaaacag ACCTGATGGCACTGAAAGAGGAGACTGATGTACTCAATGAAATTGAAGAGAAAGATCAATATAAGAATCATCATGATTTCATAACTGGAGAAAAAACTTTCAATTGCTCACAGACTGAAAACACTTCCTCAcaaaaaagagctcaaaaggaAGGGACAAGCAATCACTTCatctgccaacagtgtggaaagagtttcaatagAAAAGGAAACCTTGAagttcacatgagagttcacagtggagagaagcctttcacatgccctcagtgtggaaagagtttcagtcaaaAAGGACACCTGAAAGCCCACCTGAGAATTCACTCTGGAGATCAACCTTACacatgccctcagtgtggaaagggtTTCAATCAAATTGGACGTTTTGAAGACCatatgagaattcacactggagagaagccttacacctgcaaaCAATGTGGGAAAAGTTTCAATCAAAAAGGAAACTTTAAGAGGCACATGAgaactcacactggagagaagccttgtACATACCCTCCGCGTGGAAAGACTGTCGTTCAAGACAGGAACCTTAAAGTTTATAAGACAGTTTATAAGAcaactggagagaagcctttcgtCTGCCAGCACTGTGGAAAAGGATTTACTCGAAAAGGACAGTTTGAAGTCCACacgagaattcacactggagagaagcctttcacctgccaacagtgtggaaaaggATTCACTCAAAAAGGACAGTTTGAAGTCCAcctgagaattcacactggagagaaacctttcaTCTGCCAGCACTGTGGAAAAGGATTTATTCGAAAAGGACAGTttgaagtccacatgagaactcacactggagagaagccttgtACATACCCTTTCACCTGCCAGCAGTGTGGAAAAGGATTTACTAAAAAAGGACAGTttgaagtccacatgagaattcacactggagagaagcctttcacctgcaaaaaatgtgcaaaaagtTTCCACCGTAAAGGAATCCTTAACCGACACCTGAAAACTCACATTGGAGACATTGAGTGTCGTCACTgtgaaaagactttcaaatgTAAAGAATCCCTTAATTACCACTTGAGGATTCATGTATGA